The Candidatus Babeliales bacterium sequence ACGATCCACAAATAAGGAATCTGCCTCATCTATAAACAAGATGGTCGGCGTATCACTTTTCTCAAGATGCGCAAACACCTCATCAATCGCTTCTATTCCTGCTCCATCTTGAAACAGCGATGATCCAGTCATAAAGGCAAAATTAAAACGTGATTGGTATGCGATCTGCTTTGCTTTCATAGTCTTACCAGTACCTGGCTTTCCAAACATAACCAATGTACGGAATTTTACATCTTCGCCTCGATCTCTTGCCTCACGCGTCGCTATCAGTTCTGCAGTATAATCATCAAACCATTGTTGCAAATGAGGCGGCAAAACCATTTGAGGTATTTTAGGTAATGGCTTTGAAGACTGACCATGTTGATAATATTCTATAAATAGGCGTGGTTTATACAGTTGCCGTTCAACATAATTCCAAAATACGCGTGACATATGAAATGAAGTAGCAATCCCAAGGGCCGCCAACGTAGCGTAAATTACTACATCTTTGAATACTTTTTTAACTGCCAATGCGCGTATAGAATCTATTATTTGATGAAAGGGTCCCCCGGGTGCAAATTTTTTATTAATTTCCATCATAAGATCATCTATTACTTTTTTTCCTGTCGTATCCAAATCATGTCTTACTTGGATAAGTGCGGCATCCAGATCTTTCTTCAGTTCCTTACGTCGCTCCTTAGTAAGGTTATCCAATTTATTTATAGCAAAATCCAGTTGCTCTTTAGCCTTCTTAATAGTTTCCGGATCATTCGCAAATTTTTTTACTTTATCAATGAAATCAGTCAGCACTCCACTAAACTCTTCGGGACTCATGACCGCTTCTTGAAAATCGGCTAGAACCTTTTTACCATCAAAGTTTGCCCCCATATCTGTAACTTTTGCAATATTATCAACAATCTTATTAACCTTAGTAACAAACCCCACTGGTGGTTCATTAGAGGCCGTAATTTGCGGTTTCTGCTGAACTTCATCATTCACCACACAAATACTTTCCTCTGCGGTATCGTATACAACCCTGACAAACGCATCTTCAGCTGAAATATCGGACTTATTAGTCGTGCAACTGACT is a genomic window containing:
- a CDS encoding ATP-binding protein — encoded protein: MQFAVGRRRQRSFFIVLAFSMATASSSLFGINWKFWKSSPKPSPAMTESVENSKVHYIRIVAGANGNNEVSCTTNKSDISAEDAFVRVVYDTAEESICVVNDEVQQKPQITASNEPPVGFVTKVNKIVDNIAKVTDMGANFDGKKVLADFQEAVMSPEEFSGVLTDFIDKVKKFANDPETIKKAKEQLDFAINKLDNLTKERRKELKKDLDAALIQVRHDLDTTGKKVIDDLMMEINKKFAPGGPFHQIIDSIRALAVKKVFKDVVIYATLAALGIATSFHMSRVFWNYVERQLYKPRLFIEYYQHGQSSKPLPKIPQMVLPPHLQQWFDDYTAELIATREARDRGEDVKFRTLVMFGKPGTGKTMKAKQIAYQSRFNFAFMTGSSLFQDGAGIEAIDEVFAHLEKSDTPTILFIDEADSLFVDRTTMDPTSLNYKMVNHLLNYLGTRSSKYVIFLTTNHLRRFDVAMQRRIDEVVEMPLPDRERRIDALKLYINMFLGKVENVNEIFTETQLAKMALLTAGFCYGDFEGIINKIKSKVLVTKQLTTELVDSVVEEFCDKQVAFALAE